The following proteins are encoded in a genomic region of Gemmatimonadota bacterium:
- a CDS encoding helix-turn-helix domain-containing protein — protein MDNDPLFSTAQASQYVGMARQTLARLRVEGSGPAYFKLGSKGAYRRSTLDAWLAERVRRSTSDDVGARARLAARQ, from the coding sequence ATGGACAACGATCCACTCTTCTCTACGGCCCAGGCGAGTCAGTACGTGGGCATGGCCAGGCAGACGCTGGCTCGACTGCGCGTCGAAGGCTCTGGCCCCGCCTACTTCAAGCTTGGCAGTAAGGGAGCCTATCGAAGATCCACGCTCGACGCGTGGCTCGCCGAGCGAGTTCGACGCTCGACCTCCGACGACGTGGGCGCTCGTGCTCGGCTAGCGGCGAGGCAGTGA